From the genome of Nitrosomonas sp., one region includes:
- the metK gene encoding methionine adenosyltransferase — MNDYLFTSESVSEGHPDKVSDQISDAVLDAIMSQDANARVACETMCSTGLIVLSGEITTNATVDYNVIARETVQKIGYTSSDIGFDSTTCAVLTAFNKQSPDIAQGVNRSKEEEMEQGAGDQGLMFGYACNETPQLMPMPIFYAHRLVECQAALRKNGKLTWLRPDAKSQVSVRYQDGKPKHIETVVISTQHDPDIKYDALKEAIIEEIIKPVLPQEMLNNQTQYLVNPTGRFVVGGPMGDCGLTGRKIIVDTYGGMARHGGGAFSGKDPSKVDRSATYAGRYVAKNVVAAGLASHCEVQIAYAIGVAKPVSLMVNTFGTGKIPDEKIIQLVAKHFDLRPRGIIHSLNLLRPIYAKTAAYGHFGREDPDFTWEATDKADVLRAEAGI; from the coding sequence ATGAACGATTATCTTTTTACTTCCGAATCTGTGTCAGAGGGTCATCCGGATAAAGTGTCTGATCAGATTTCGGACGCTGTTCTTGATGCTATTATGAGTCAGGATGCCAACGCGAGAGTTGCATGCGAGACTATGTGTAGTACTGGTCTAATTGTGTTATCGGGTGAAATTACTACAAATGCAACGGTTGACTATAATGTTATTGCAAGAGAGACAGTGCAAAAAATTGGTTATACCAGCTCAGATATAGGTTTCGATTCGACAACCTGTGCTGTTCTGACCGCATTTAACAAGCAGTCTCCTGATATTGCTCAAGGCGTAAACCGGTCAAAAGAAGAAGAAATGGAACAGGGTGCGGGTGATCAGGGTTTGATGTTTGGCTATGCTTGTAATGAGACGCCGCAATTAATGCCGATGCCAATTTTTTATGCACATCGTTTGGTTGAATGTCAAGCTGCTCTAAGAAAAAATGGAAAGCTGACTTGGTTGCGCCCGGATGCCAAATCTCAGGTTTCAGTACGATACCAAGACGGGAAACCCAAACATATTGAAACTGTGGTCATTTCAACGCAGCATGATCCAGATATTAAATATGATGCATTGAAAGAAGCGATAATTGAAGAGATTATTAAGCCTGTTTTGCCTCAGGAAATGTTAAATAATCAAACCCAATATCTGGTGAATCCGACAGGACGTTTTGTTGTGGGTGGCCCGATGGGAGATTGCGGATTAACAGGTCGCAAAATTATCGTTGATACCTATGGCGGCATGGCGCGGCATGGTGGTGGTGCATTTTCTGGTAAAGATCCTTCGAAAGTTGACCGTTCTGCTACCTATGCGGGCCGCTATGTGGCTAAAAATGTTGTGGCTGCTGGATTAGCAAGTCATTGTGAAGTGCAGATCGCCTATGCAATTGGTGTGGCAAAACCAGTTTCACTGATGGTGAACACTTTCGGTACTGGCAAGATTCCAGATGAGAAAATAATCCAATTGGTCGCTAAGCATTTTGATTTGCGTCCCCGAGGCATTATTCATTCGTTGAATCTGTTGCGTCCAATTTATGCCAAAACTGCGGCGTATGGTCATTTCGGACGGGAAGACCCGGATTTTACCTGGGAGGCAACGGATAAAGCTGACGTGTTACGAGCTGAAGCTGGAATTTAA
- the flgM gene encoding flagellar biosynthesis anti-sigma factor FlgM has translation MKIDNSIQSLPNVSANDDKKRTETSSATSTRPEKVNENSVHISQQASNLQSIDSTAASSSVVDMSRVQEIRQAISEGTFKVNPDVVADRLLETVQELIQSKEDRS, from the coding sequence TTGAAAATCGATAATTCAATACAATCACTACCGAATGTTTCGGCCAATGATGATAAAAAACGTACAGAAACCTCGTCAGCAACTAGCACAAGACCTGAAAAGGTGAATGAGAATTCCGTTCATATAAGTCAACAAGCAAGCAATTTACAGTCTATTGACAGTACCGCCGCGAGTAGCTCAGTTGTCGATATGTCGCGTGTACAGGAAATTAGACAAGCAATCAGTGAAGGCACTTTTAAAGTGAATCCTGACGTTGTTGCTGATCGTTTACTTGAAACCGTACAGGAATTGATTCAATCTAAAGAGGATCGCTCGTAA
- a CDS encoding flagellar protein FlgN, with protein sequence MRVIQSPDKFVATIDDERQTLQEFVEVLKKEEDALINGRIDDLDRLASDKARLVEKLEYQAKKRVQYLSFLGYSPNKNGMQLWLSKQENAELHTIWNELSEFAKTAQQINKTNGQIISTQLQYNQRAYIALQSAAGNISLYGPEGQAFI encoded by the coding sequence ATGCGTGTCATTCAAAGTCCTGATAAATTTGTTGCAACTATTGATGATGAGAGACAGACTTTACAGGAATTTGTGGAAGTACTAAAAAAAGAGGAAGATGCGTTAATTAATGGACGCATAGATGATCTTGATAGGCTTGCATCTGACAAAGCACGTCTCGTTGAGAAACTAGAATACCAAGCCAAAAAACGCGTACAGTATTTATCCTTCTTAGGTTATTCACCGAATAAAAATGGAATGCAGTTATGGCTCTCAAAGCAAGAAAATGCTGAGTTACATACAATTTGGAATGAGTTGTCCGAGTTTGCGAAAACCGCACAGCAGATTAATAAAACAAATGGACAGATTATTTCAACGCAGCTACAGTACAATCAACGAGCTTATATAGCATTACAAAGCGCAGCTGGCAATATTTCCCTTTATGGCCCCGAAGGACAGGCTTTCATTTGA
- a CDS encoding IS256 family transposase, which yields MNKTTVQFDFEEALESLKAGRNLNGKDGILTPLIKQLTEAALAAELEQHIKSGDEQNRKNGTTPKTVKSASGSFQLETPRDRNGTFEPQLVKKHQTHLTDEIERKILSLFALGSSYQDISGHIAEIYGIDVSSATISAVTDKLIPELREWQQRPLDSHYPFVWLDAIHHKVKDDGRYVSKAVYTVLGLNIEGKKEVLGLYVSESEGARFWLSVLTDLNNRGVQDILIAAVDGLVGFPEAINSIFPETEVQLCIIHQIRNSMKYVASKNQKAFMADLKPVYKAPTIDAAEDALDALEAKWGKQYPIVIQSWRNKWENLSVYFKYPEPIRRVIYTTNTIEAVHRQFRKLTKTKGGFPNENSLLKLLYVGIKNASKKWTMPILNWNLTLSQLAIYFEGRLDAALDL from the coding sequence ATGAACAAGACTACAGTGCAATTTGATTTTGAAGAAGCCTTGGAATCCTTGAAAGCGGGGCGGAATTTGAATGGAAAAGATGGCATATTAACGCCATTGATCAAACAACTCACTGAAGCTGCATTGGCGGCGGAACTTGAACAGCATATCAAATCCGGGGATGAACAGAACCGGAAGAATGGCACGACGCCAAAGACTGTAAAATCAGCATCAGGTAGTTTTCAACTGGAAACACCCAGAGACCGCAACGGTACATTTGAACCTCAGTTGGTTAAAAAGCATCAGACTCATCTTACCGATGAAATCGAACGCAAAATTCTATCGTTATTTGCGTTGGGCTCCAGCTATCAGGATATCTCTGGGCATATTGCCGAGATATACGGCATTGACGTTTCATCGGCGACGATCAGTGCAGTCACTGACAAGCTTATTCCGGAGCTTAGGGAATGGCAGCAACGGCCATTGGATAGTCACTATCCGTTCGTGTGGCTGGATGCCATACATCACAAAGTGAAAGACGATGGCCGGTATGTCAGCAAGGCAGTTTATACCGTACTTGGCTTAAACATTGAAGGAAAGAAGGAAGTACTAGGGTTGTATGTATCGGAAAGCGAAGGCGCCCGGTTTTGGCTTTCCGTACTGACAGATTTAAATAACCGTGGCGTACAGGATATCCTTATTGCCGCCGTTGATGGACTCGTGGGTTTTCCTGAGGCAATCAACAGTATTTTTCCAGAAACCGAGGTTCAGTTATGCATTATTCATCAAATCCGCAATTCGATGAAATATGTGGCGTCAAAAAATCAAAAAGCATTCATGGCTGACCTGAAACCGGTATACAAAGCGCCGACCATTGATGCAGCTGAAGATGCGCTTGATGCATTGGAAGCCAAATGGGGAAAACAGTATCCCATCGTGATTCAATCCTGGCGCAACAAATGGGAAAATTTATCGGTATACTTCAAATATCCTGAACCGATACGCCGTGTGATTTATACAACCAACACCATTGAGGCCGTACATCGCCAATTTCGCAAACTGACAAAAACCAAAGGTGGATTTCCGAATGAAAACAGTCTGTTGAAATTATTGTATGTTGGTATCAAAAACGCCAGCAAAAAATGGACAATGCCAATACTAAACTGGAATTTGACATTATCCCAGCTTGCGATATATTTTGAGGGGCGTTTGGATGCGGCGCTGGATTTATGA
- the sdhC gene encoding succinate dehydrogenase, cytochrome b556 subunit, protein MEAKLLNKRPKHLNLFKISQPLPAIVSILHRISGVLLFFPGIPVILCGLQMMLGSPESFEALQTAFQNPAMKLILVLFVWLCLHHLCAGIRYLALDLHYGIALNQARASSKWVLAISIALTLFVGVLLW, encoded by the coding sequence ATGGAAGCGAAATTATTGAATAAACGCCCCAAGCATCTCAATCTTTTTAAAATCAGCCAGCCTTTGCCGGCCATTGTGTCAATCCTGCACCGTATCAGTGGTGTATTGCTTTTTTTTCCGGGTATTCCCGTCATTTTGTGTGGTTTGCAAATGATGCTGGGCTCACCGGAAAGTTTTGAAGCACTGCAAACGGCATTTCAAAACCCGGCGATGAAGCTGATTCTTGTTTTGTTTGTTTGGCTTTGTCTGCATCATCTCTGTGCAGGTATACGTTATCTTGCGCTCGATCTGCATTATGGTATTGCGCTCAACCAGGCCCGTGCCAGCAGTAAATGGGTACTGGCGATCAGCATTGCACTGACATTATTTGTGGGAGTTTTGCTATGGTAA
- the sdhD gene encoding succinate dehydrogenase, hydrophobic membrane anchor protein, whose translation MVRQSNRIVTGAHYGLRDWLVQRVTAVLMASYILLLVAIVWRVAPQDHAAWVSVFNHQWMRIATFLFFASLFWHAWVGVRNVLMDYVKPTAIRLTAQILVIVSLFAYLIWTAEILWS comes from the coding sequence ATGGTAAGACAATCCAATCGCATTGTTACAGGGGCGCATTACGGATTGAGAGACTGGTTGGTGCAACGTGTGACCGCTGTTTTAATGGCTTCTTATATTCTGCTGCTGGTGGCGATTGTGTGGCGTGTTGCGCCGCAAGACCATGCGGCCTGGGTATCTGTTTTTAATCATCAGTGGATGCGTATTGCGACATTTTTATTTTTTGCATCTTTATTTTGGCATGCATGGGTGGGTGTACGTAATGTCCTAATGGATTATGTCAAGCCGACGGCAATTCGTTTGACAGCACAAATTCTGGTGATTGTTTCCCTGTTTGCGTACCTGATTTGGACGGCTGAAATTTTGTGGAGTTAA
- the sdhA gene encoding succinate dehydrogenase flavoprotein subunit, whose translation MRAALQLSEAGLKVAVVSKVFPTRSHTVSAQGGIAASLGNVTEDNWHWHMYDTVKGSDYLGDQDAIEFMCRQANEVVYELEHFGMPFDRLENGKIYQRPFGGQSQHFGGAQATRSCAAADRTGHALLHTLYQRNVSANTQFFVEWMGLDLIRDEQGDVLGITAMEMETGEVMILEAKATLFATGGGGRIFQASTNALINTGDGLGMAARAGIPLEDMEFWQFHPTGIHGVGVLISEAVRGEGGYLINKDGERFMERYAPNAKDLASRDVVARSMTIEIKEGRGCGDEHDHLLLKLDHLGAEIIKSRLPGIRELAMKFSHVDPIHDPIPVVPTAHYMMGGIPTNYFGQVVAPYKTGPEEIVNGFYAVGECACVSVHGANRLGTNSLLDLVVFGRAAANQVIEDLERNPHHKPLPSDAADKTIARLERLENQINGENVAEVTNALCKTMQIYCGVFRFEDTLQQGVEKIKEVAGRVGRTEIKDKSKVFNTARIEALELDNMKEVAVATMISAEARRESRGAHARDDFPERDDDNWLKHTLFFSKDNHLDYKPVRLKPMTVDSFPPKKRTY comes from the coding sequence ATGCGGGCAGCATTGCAATTGTCAGAAGCCGGGTTGAAAGTGGCAGTAGTGTCCAAGGTTTTTCCGACAAGATCGCATACCGTCTCGGCGCAGGGCGGGATTGCTGCTTCGCTAGGTAATGTTACCGAGGATAACTGGCATTGGCATATGTACGATACGGTAAAAGGCTCAGATTATCTTGGCGATCAGGATGCGATTGAATTTATGTGCCGCCAAGCCAATGAAGTGGTGTATGAACTGGAACACTTTGGTATGCCGTTTGATCGGCTGGAAAACGGCAAAATCTATCAACGTCCTTTTGGCGGGCAATCGCAACATTTTGGTGGTGCTCAGGCGACGCGATCCTGTGCAGCCGCAGACCGGACCGGTCATGCGTTATTGCATACGCTTTATCAGCGTAATGTCAGTGCCAATACCCAATTTTTTGTCGAATGGATGGGGCTGGATTTGATACGTGACGAACAGGGCGATGTGCTGGGTATTACGGCAATGGAAATGGAAACCGGTGAAGTGATGATCCTAGAGGCCAAGGCAACTTTGTTTGCAACCGGCGGCGGCGGACGGATATTTCAGGCGAGCACCAATGCTTTGATCAATACCGGCGATGGATTGGGTATGGCTGCGCGTGCAGGTATTCCGCTTGAAGACATGGAATTCTGGCAGTTTCATCCCACGGGTATTCACGGTGTCGGTGTATTGATCAGTGAAGCTGTGCGCGGCGAAGGCGGTTATTTGATTAACAAGGATGGCGAGCGCTTTATGGAGCGCTATGCACCCAATGCCAAGGATCTGGCCAGCCGTGATGTGGTGGCGCGTTCGATGACAATTGAGATCAAGGAAGGGCGCGGTTGTGGCGATGAACACGACCATCTGCTGTTAAAACTCGACCATCTGGGTGCTGAAATCATCAAGTCGCGATTGCCAGGGATTCGTGAATTGGCAATGAAGTTTTCGCATGTCGACCCGATTCACGATCCAATACCCGTTGTGCCGACAGCACATTACATGATGGGTGGTATTCCAACAAATTATTTTGGTCAGGTGGTGGCGCCGTACAAAACGGGACCTGAAGAAATTGTAAATGGTTTTTATGCAGTGGGTGAATGTGCATGTGTGTCCGTTCATGGTGCAAACAGGCTGGGAACAAATTCTTTGCTGGATTTGGTTGTGTTTGGCCGTGCCGCAGCGAATCAGGTTATTGAGGATCTGGAACGAAACCCGCACCATAAACCGTTACCATCCGATGCTGCCGATAAAACGATTGCGCGACTTGAACGCCTGGAAAACCAGATAAATGGTGAGAATGTAGCTGAAGTTACTAACGCGCTGTGTAAAACAATGCAGATCTATTGCGGGGTATTCCGTTTTGAAGATACCTTGCAACAGGGTGTGGAGAAAATCAAGGAAGTGGCCGGACGCGTGGGCCGCACCGAAATCAAAGACAAGAGCAAGGTATTCAACACGGCGCGAATAGAGGCGCTTGAACTGGATAATATGAAGGAAGTGGCGGTGGCAACAATGATTTCTGCTGAAGCGCGGCGCGAGAGCCGCGGTGCGCATGCGCGTGATGATTTTCCTGAACGCGATGATGATAATTGGTTAAAGCATACGCTGTTTTTTAGTAAAGACAATCACCTTGACTATAAGCCAGTGCGCTTGAAGCCAATGACAGTAGATTCATTTCCGCCTAAAAAAAGGACCTATTAA
- a CDS encoding TIGR04211 family SH3 domain-containing protein → MKKNNFVKCAFFFVSGLIISTLAAAEQRYVTDYFEITLRTGPSGNHTIQRMIKSGAALEVIEQNEENGYSKVRTNGGIEGWVLSRYLMREPAARVQLENLVKQITSKEPQSSSIRNQLNLIKTEYDNVKNRILHLENEKKQLQDRLNEIKSTAANVLAIDAENKQMHQKFVEAKSELKTLQEHYGALDKSNEREWFITGAMVMLGGLVLGLIIPKIRWRRRSRYSDY, encoded by the coding sequence ATGAAAAAAAACAATTTTGTTAAATGTGCCTTTTTCTTTGTCAGTGGTCTGATCATTTCGACGCTGGCGGCTGCGGAGCAGCGTTATGTTACCGATTATTTTGAAATTACATTACGTACCGGCCCAAGCGGGAATCATACTATCCAGCGGATGATAAAAAGTGGCGCGGCGCTTGAAGTGATTGAACAGAATGAAGAAAATGGTTATTCAAAAGTCCGTACCAATGGCGGTATTGAAGGCTGGGTTTTAAGCCGATATCTGATGCGGGAACCTGCAGCCCGGGTGCAATTGGAGAATCTGGTTAAACAGATAACCAGTAAAGAACCTCAAAGCAGCAGTATTCGCAATCAGTTGAATTTGATTAAAACAGAATATGATAATGTCAAAAATCGTATTCTGCATCTCGAGAATGAAAAAAAGCAATTGCAGGATCGATTAAATGAAATCAAAAGTACCGCTGCCAATGTATTGGCAATAGATGCAGAGAATAAACAAATGCATCAAAAATTTGTTGAAGCCAAGTCTGAGCTGAAGACATTACAGGAACACTATGGCGCTCTCGATAAAAGTAACGAGAGGGAGTGGTTTATTACCGGTGCGATGGTAATGTTGGGTGGGTTGGTGTTGGGATTGATTATTCCCAAAATCAGGTGGCGAAGAAGATCCCGCTACAGTGATTACTAA
- a CDS encoding thermonuclease family protein → MNYNQKKHLSCCTAIILCLCAPPASGTEIFRSEDAKGRVTYSDKAIDGAEQIKLSNRVFRHLQKVKSVYDGDTIILENGQRVRLLGINTPEIESRHRANEPGGEAAKEWLQNQLHGQKVYLEYDLEKHDKYKRSLAHVFLSDGKHINLELLKNGLAFVSIIPPNIRHADMFNQAQQHAENRKLGIWGLPHYQARSLSQISSNDKGWKRYIGTPQKIQQRRKFTYLVFDERVNIRISNDNLKLFPALETYLGKTVEIRGWISRRSEKFSFEIHHPSALILQ, encoded by the coding sequence ATGAATTATAATCAAAAGAAACATCTTTCCTGCTGCACGGCGATTATTCTCTGCCTTTGTGCGCCCCCCGCTTCAGGCACCGAAATATTCCGAAGCGAAGATGCGAAGGGCAGGGTTACGTATTCCGACAAAGCCATAGATGGTGCTGAGCAAATCAAACTGTCCAACCGGGTTTTTAGGCACCTGCAGAAAGTAAAGAGCGTATACGATGGCGACACCATCATTCTGGAAAACGGCCAACGCGTCAGGTTACTTGGTATCAACACACCTGAAATTGAAAGCCGTCACCGAGCAAATGAACCGGGCGGCGAAGCCGCAAAAGAATGGCTACAAAACCAGTTGCATGGCCAGAAAGTCTATCTCGAATATGATCTGGAGAAACATGACAAATACAAACGGTCACTTGCGCATGTTTTTTTATCTGACGGAAAACATATCAATCTTGAACTGCTCAAAAACGGTCTGGCATTTGTAAGCATTATTCCACCCAATATACGGCATGCTGACATGTTTAACCAGGCGCAACAACACGCTGAAAATAGAAAACTGGGCATTTGGGGATTACCACATTACCAGGCTCGCTCTCTTTCACAGATATCATCGAATGATAAGGGCTGGAAACGTTATATCGGAACACCGCAAAAAATTCAGCAAAGACGCAAGTTTACCTATCTGGTTTTCGATGAACGCGTCAACATACGTATTTCTAACGATAATCTCAAACTGTTTCCTGCCTTGGAAACCTATCTAGGGAAAACGGTAGAAATACGCGGATGGATATCTCGAAGAAGTGAAAAATTCTCATTCGAAATTCATCATCCCAGCGCACTGATACTGCAATAA